The genomic window GCCTGGGATTTAgccctctgcatgtgtgtgcctgagtgtgtgtgtagacatCTCATGCCCAGCAGTAAGTCAAAATTATGACCACAGTCTGTCCTGTTACACTTCAGAACATGTATAGCCTTTGGCCAGTTTCTCCCACTGGTAGTTTGATGTTAGAAAGCAATCATAGGCAGATAGTAAATAACTCATAGCAACCCACATAGCAAAGCCAGGGGAGAGGAACCaaccccccctccttcctcctcaagCTGTACTGGCTCAGAGAAATCTCCATATATTTATTCAACTTCCTATGTTAGAGAGCTGCctcccctctgctgctgctgctgctgctgctgcacacacagccAAAATGTGAGCGTGTGCATCCAGGAAACACGACTCCAGCAGCCACCACGCCTTTTTCACATGCAAAGTTCTCCTCGGCAGGTCAAGGGAAGTTACTGTAGGGGGTCAGAGGGTGAGAGGGAAGACAGTGGGGTGGATTTATTGCAGGTCTGTCAGAGAGCACCACTGTGACccagttatttttttttgtttgcagtggCTGCAGCTTTTCAAGGCTGCTGCTAGAGAAACCATCTTGGTTTGCAAGGAACGATTAGGTTGCAACTGTTGTTATGCAACAAGCTCGCCTTGGACATTCACCTCATTTTGGACCCTGCGGGCCCACTCACTCCGGTCGTGTGCTTTCAGAAAGGACACTAGTGGGAAATGAGGGCAATGAAATGTAGGTTTCTGCATGCAGCTGATAACACGCGCCACACATACATTTCCCCCTGTTGACACACTGCACTGAAGCCACACTGACCAGAAATACCTGTTGCTGAAATTGGACTGTGTGTCACGGCCACGCCCGTAGCGATTTTCTTGCACTCAGACACCATGTGACCTGTGCTGTTTCATGAGTCTGCTGCTTGTCAGTGttgtttgacaaacattaacTAGCCCTGCTGAGCCCTCATTATGACAGGACAACACAGACAAGGGCATTTCCATGTTACGTAATAACAGTGTGCATGCCCTTTGGACTGAGTCAGCTGAGAAACAGCCACTTGTTCTCATCTACTGAACACTGCTTTGAATGGGCGTGCGTAGGACtcacatgctgtgtgtgtgtgtgtgtgtgtgtgtgtgtgtgtgtgtgtgtgtgtgtgtgtgtgtgtgtgtgtgtgtgtgtgtgtgtgtgtgtgtgtgtgtgtgtgtgtgtgtgtgtgtgtgtgtgtgtgtgtgtgtgtgtgtgtgtgtgtgtttggggtttTTAAAAGGCCATGAGGTAAGAATCTGTTTGTGTCAGCCTCAGTCTTCGTCCGTGTGTCCATCTGAATAAAGTCTGACGCTCACATCAGGATCACCTACAGCAGATGGTGAAAGAACAGCTCATCCAGAGAGTCCTCAGCTGCCGGAAAACCTTTTTTACTCACTCTCAGGAAGAGCCTGACGTACACACGCCCACTCAGTCAGGCATACAGACACGTACACACTCCACAGAGGCTCCAGCCGGAggtgtgtgttgtgtaacaGCGGGGTCAAGTGATCACAAACACCCCCAGACCTCAGCAACTGGCCAGGCTGCcagctcagagtgtgtgtgagtgtgagaggagGGGAGTGTGCTGTGGATGACATTAGTAATGAGCTCAGAGTGATCACAGAGGGTCTGTGGATTTGAACACTTTGCTGTTTCACTGGTGCTACATTAAAGCCTCAATTAGCAAAACTTTATGATAATGGAGTTACGTATACATCTACATCTTTGCTCATCTTAATCTCTCTTATATTAGTCCAGAAGCTGCTTCTGTTTCTTGTAATGTGGGAGGAACTTTAATCTAACTCTACCTTTAGGGATCAACACACACAGTAGTTCTTGTAAGACTTCCTGTAGACATCGCCTGATACAAAACATGTTTGACTTCTGTTATATTACAAATCTTTTGAATAACATGAGTGGTCTGAATCCAtgctagcagctctgtgaggccATACTTAGGCATGCTTAGGCTCGTTGCCTTGAGCCAAATGCTAACATCTTAGCAATAATTGCTAACAAACATGCTCACAATGACAATGCCGAATATCTTGGTTTAAtgggttagcatgctaacatttgccaAGTACAGTTGAGTATGATAgaatatagaatagaatgtactgtattaatccctgaagggggaaattcaggatTTTTTTGGCAGGATTACACCATCCCTGATTTACAAATAAAACCAGTCCCCCACCTTTTATTTTGCCACTAGCTTTAGCATCTGTCTGAACGTATCAGAGTGAAGCCAGGTAGATTCACACAGGAGTCTGAGATTTTTTGATTCAACCAGGTTTCAGTAAAGCACAGCTCATCACTTTTGTTGGGTAGAGAGCTAACATGCACCATGATGATTGATGAAAGAAAGGGCTTATATCTCCATCTCCTTGCCTTTACCTTTGCACCAGCACGGCATCCCCAGAAACGCTTCTTAATCTCAGCTGCAATAGGGTGATATCCTCCAGATTTGCTCCATTGTAGTGCAAGAAGCTCCTCTCTGGATAAACTCTTCTCCCCATCAACATATCCATTAGTTGTTGAAACCAACAGCCAGTAgttataaaaaataagataagaatataaaaaatataaagcaaaaacAGAGTAAACACAGAGAGCGGCCAAACTTTGCTGCTACCAGTAGAAGCGCATCATTTGAATGATAAGTATCATCTATTTAACAGGATTATTTAAGCCTCTAAGTAGTGGGGAATATATGTTTTGATCTCATGAAGGCAGACTCATACTGCGATCTTTAAAGCTTACTCAGTAGCtaactttatgtttctgttactCAGAATGAAGTATTATGAAATAGATCTTACCCCAGCtagtaaaacaacattttactcATGTCACAGTCCTTTCAGTATTTAAGGTAGAAAAGGATTTATACAGCCTTGCATTTATTACAATACCTCTTTAAAAAGTATTCTTAAACAAAGAGACTCttcttacttgcttacttagcTTCAGTCTGGGTCAAAGTGTCAAACAAACTCATACTGCAGTCTTTAAAGCTTACTCAATAGCtaactttatgtttctgttactCAGAGTGAAGTTTTCGAAATGATATCTTACCCCAGCtagtaaaaaaacatttcactcatGTCACAGTCCTTTCAGCATTTAAGGTAGAAAAGGATTTATGCAGCCTTGCATTTATTACAATGCCTCTTTAAAAAGTATTCTGAAACAAAGAGACTCttcttacttgcttacttagcTTCAGCCCGGGTCTCATGTCTCACAAATGGAGTTTCAGTGATGAGATATTTCAGCTGGATGTGACCAAAGCTCAAACTTGGTTCACCTGATTCAAATctaatccactttatttaacacatttaaaacaactctAAAGTTTACCAAAGAGCTGCACTGTGAAAATATAACAAGTCAGAGGCAACATAACTtgcatgctgggttaaaagccaacaAGTAAAAATAACTAAGCGTACTCCCTGCACAGATGGAGACCATGAAATGAGAATGAAACTCCAGAATCAACCACTGTAGTCACGTGccaaagtgtccatggacactgAATCCATACATTGATACATTGAGCAGTGTGTGATTGTTTTAAATTTACAGTTGAATATGTCTCGTGCAGTCAATCACCTACTTGCTTTTTGTGTATCCAATATTCATGAAGATGATTAACGTgttgcatctttgttttctgttctgcAGACGGGCACATCTACGGCTGTGTTTAGAGCGCTTGAAATCCCTCGTCCCCCTGGGACCAGATGCTAACAGGCACACCACCCTCAGCCTGCTGATGAAGGCCAAAGATCATATCAAGGTGTGTTTACGTTTGTCTGTAGATTTAAACTGACCAAATCAGAGTTAGTACCTCAATGTATTTCTCTTTGAAGACTTGAGTACCTGAGATGATCCAGATTAGAGGctcgcacacacactaacattcTCCCTCTGTGTCGTGTTTTTCTACCCGCCCTGCAGAGGTTGGAGGAGAGCGATAGGAAAGCTCAGCACACCTTGGAGCAGCTACAGCGGGAGCACAGACACCTGAGGAGGCGTCTGGAGCAGCTGGGGGTGGAGAGGACCCGCATGGACAGTACTGGCTCCACCCAGTCGTCCGAGAAGTCCGACTCTGACCAAGGTTAGTCCCACTCGGACGTACACAAATAATACACACACTCTACTTTCCAGGAAATAGTTAATGTATAGTTGTAGCAAGGTGAGAACAAtgttaacagttgtttttgttgatccctccctctgtgatccAACAGAGGACTTGGATGTGGATGTGGAGGGGACAGACtacctgctgggtgacctggagTGGAGCACCAGCAGTGTGAGTGACTCAGGGGACGAGCGAGGCAGCCTGCGCAGCAGCTGTAGCGATGAGGGCTACTCCAGCGCCAGCCTGCAACGCCTGAAGGACACTCAGGAGATGGCCAAGCAGCTGAGCTGCAGCCTATAGACAGCACCAGTCACAGATCCTACACCTATCTCCTTCCCTCAGCCAAACTCCTCCTACATTGTCTCCCCACGTCCTGGTCCCCCTCAGACCTCACtaccatccctccctccctccctccctccctccctcccttcctttctCCCCACCAGGACTAACTGAGTCTGAGGCCTCTCCTCCATCGATGCACTGCAGACTTCCTGTCCCCACATTGACTTCCATTCAGACTGCAGCTCCTCTAAGACGGCCGCCAACATCCAGCACATCATGAGCGGTTAGTCTATAGGGTGTCACCGGCTCTGCACCAATCAAACGAGGATTTAAAGACACTCCAACCCCTCCATCCGTCCTTCAGAAATACAACTTTCAGCCAGAGAATGTTACCACACAATATCCCACTGCCTCTTTTTCTATGCCTCAAGAGCCATGGGAAGCACTTATGAGATTTCACCCTTACTTCACACCCacgtataaacacacacatacacacctccaTCGCTCCTAGTTGTCCTAGTGAGACAGAGTCCTCCCAAAGGTGTGACACTGACGTGACGCAGGGCCTTTTTTCTGCCCTGCTCACCTTCTGTGCATGAtcttttgcacttttttctttttttaaaacagttgcTGTCTCCTAAACTAGCGGCCCCCTCTACAGCTGTTGCAGTCATGCTGCGAGATGAAGCGAATGTTTGAGAACATGTCAGACGTCTGCAGAGTTTGTGTGGTGTCACACTGTCAGGGCCGACAGCAATATATCCTTTAGTACCAAGGCTTTGGCGGGCAGACTTGTAACTACCCTGTCATTTTCTGTCCACTCCTGCCATTCAGAGGAAAagtaacacaaaaacaaaaccaacaaaaaaaacttgtgCAGCATGAGATTGTGTACGGAACGGGGATGTGGGAGGGTTTTGCGGGTGGGTTTGATGTGTTCTGCCTCTCTCTGATGACGGTGGCGTTTTTACAGCATCCTTTTTTTCATGATGTGTGTATGACTGGTACAACAGGGGTCACTAGCAGGTTTGGAAATGTTCAACACCAGCCACCAAGCCGAATGCTGGTATATTTAGGCAGGTGCTGGTATGTTTTTGTACACTACTTCTTCACTGCCCCGTTCACCAGGTATTAATAGCAAGAGAAGAGCCGATCTACTGAGAGCAGTCGAGAGACTGGAGCACATTCCATTATGTAGAGAGGACAGGCAGGTGAGACCGAGAGCATTATTTTTTGAGAGCGGATGTTCCTGCCAATTATTTATGAAAGGAGAGTTCAGTTTGAGACGAGCAGAGTCgtcctcaaaataaaaaaacgacTGGCTTTAACTTTTTAGAACACGTGAGGAAGGCTTTCATAAGAGAAGCACTCAAACGTTTAAACCAGACTCTCCTTTGCCTTGACTTCAAAGCTATTTATTGTTTCTGCAGAAATGTACACCTTTTAATGTAAATAGTTCTGAAAGAAAGATCTCTATGTCTAtcaacaaatgtatttattagatatactaaatatataaatgaatatatatagaTCTATTTAATTAGTCATAGCTTACGTTCTTCTTGTGAGGTTTATTGGGAGTTTCTATGTGTAGTTTGTTTGCACAGCCTAGTCAATCTATAGAGTATTTAGATTCAGTGTCTTTTGTGCCTCGAGGCTTTTGTGTCTGTTCAGATTTCGGCACGGTGCTCCTAGAAAATTGAACCGTTTCTTTGTGATTGATCTTACATTTGAGTTGTTTTCAAAACCATTTGGCCCGTCATGGGaataaaaaggacaaaaaaatctgaataatttCATAAAATGTGagttaaaaagtataaaaaacgAGAGGAGCTGGTGGTCGACGTAGAGAGGTGGTGAGGAGTTTTCAAAATGGCCGCTCCGCCTGCTGAGGTTTGAGGTTTTTTCTGCTTTGGGTTTTGGATCCATCACGCCCGGGGAGAGCTTTATTTGAATGTAGATTTCCCAAAGCCTGCAGCGTGGCAGCACGGTGCCAAGAGAACCTCCCTGCTCCTGCGTCCACCACCTGCGAGTCTCGGCTAAAGCATGAAGAAGAATCAGAAAAATAGTGAAAGCATTGTTTAGTCTTTGAGTGTGGAATGCtgctttttttgtcaaattgaaaccttttcaaacagagagGATCTGTGTAGCCCCGTTATAAGGGGGACTAAAGGGGACATGTATTTAAAATGAGGTGTGAGAGGGCAGGTGTGGTCACTGAAATGCCATCTGTcggtgtgtgcgtgagtgtgaatatgagtgtgtgtgtgtgtgtgtgtgtgtgtttatttcgtCACTGTCTTCAGAGAGATTTTTTGGGGAGGTAGTGGGTGGGCgctttaaaaaaattgtaaggctatgtttctgtttaatttgtTACCTagtaaaatgcaaaaaagtccACTTGACAAAGACGTCATGTATTAACCTAAGCATTAATGTCTGTCGATGGGAGCCTCCTGTTTCCACCTTTTTCCATCCATGGCCTGCTGTCTGTCTTACACCAATTCAATACGTGTGAGTCtgcgtgcatgagtgtgtgtttcctgtatgtatgcatgtgtgagtgtgtgtgactccCTCCTCCACATGCTGTGTTGGCATCTGTGGTGGGGCGGTGTATGTGTCAATGATGCAACTATTGCTCCTCATCTCCGTCCGTCCTTCCCCCCTCTTCTTCAAAGACCCTGGTGCTCTCAGCATCTGCCTTAAGAAGCAGGTGTGGAATCTCTCAAAGAACAAGACTACAGCCAGACCAGTTGTTTAAGCTACAGGTTTCAGCATCAGGGGAAGAGTCATCTTCGTGTGTATATTTGGTTTTTGCACATTTGATCCCTGCATACAAAGTGGCTAATAATgccttaaaacagacacagatgtACGACCCCCACAAAAGGGTACGATATGTATGAGTGTATAAGATGTATCGACGTGTATCACAAAGGCCATTCCTTTCCATTGTGACGGTCTCAGGCGTGGTGCTTTTCATGAGTTacacaataaacacacagacacaccacgTCATAGCTCCATGAACATCGATGTCGCCTGCCGCCTTTCTCCACGGGGAGGTTCAACGTCTGTTTGTTAAACAATAACTTAAAGGGGGGGCGTTTTGTGCACTTACTTTTTAAGAATTGGAGAATTTGGGCACTGTCTTCTAAAGAAATGAATTCAAATGTTGGAAACAAaccctttgaaaataaaatggagCAGCAATTTATATTTGCCATTGatattaaaagaataaaacatttgaaaccCTTGTTTACCTACCTATCACCTTGTCATTGTCTTTATTGTTAGAGCGAGACACAAGTGAACAGTAGTTGCATTCAAGGAACAAATGTCTGCTTCAACCGAGCAGCCCACCAGATTCTCATACAATGAGTAATCTTAATGTCGAGGTTGAATCGACAGTAATGAGGAGGTTTTTGCACAGCAGATGAAAGAAAGCCTCCGCGGGGGCTTGATCCTCGCCAgccatcctgtgtgtgtgtttcatagtAATCTGTTGGCCAAATCCCAGGTTTGTGGGATAATAGCCATCTGACTGCTGCTCAAtaaccaacacaaacaaagcgtgaagaaaatgaagagagagggggatgagcTTCTTGAAAAGCATCCCACATCCTTTCTGAGGCAGTCTGGATGCTTTTGGGGGAGGGGAGCCACAGgagaaggcttttttttttacaccagagAAACTCTGAAACGCCCTCAGTGCTCCAATACAGGTTCAATACAGTGAAGGATGTTTGATTCATAGTCACACCTGATGACAGACCCAACaagtgaaatgtaaaaatactcTCATGGACCATTTTAGATCAATGCCAGTCTTTCTCCTCCATTTTGCAGCTTCACCAAAATGCACCATCATGACATTCAAGGTTACATAGTTTCATTAAAGGAAGGCTTATACTTGAGATATGATGAAGAGCATTTTAATCCCCATGAGGTGATTAATTGATCAGCTTGTTTTGCTATCTGCTATCTTTGGAGGTGATGTTCTACAAAAAGGAAGCCAAATAAATCCAGATATTTAATTTATGTCTTTAAACATCTTCTAAATCAGCTCTCTTGTTGAGAATTGTTAGAGTGAAACCTCAAATAGATAGAGTTACTTCAGATGTATTGCTAAATGAgtctatttatattttaaattattattataagtagtagtagtattagtattagtattttatattatttataagaAATGaatttggtctgaatagctcatttctctcaggGAGCGGTGACATTTttcttaaattattatttttgaagatatgaaACTTACTAGTTTGCatatggctgatttgactgacaggcggggacactgtaggctaaaggcctgcctcaaccccacctctttgcctcatgttaggtcgactgaaagttaggttgagttaacATTTCAATATTACAACCACCAACGATAGGCTTTGAGACTTCAGAAACGAATTGGTGACTTCACAAAGACCACATCCATACAGTTGATGATACAGCCTGTAGTTCTTCTTGGACCTTCAATGACAAATGATGGTGCCATATCAGATCAACAGATTCTGCTGTCTCACTCAgctttttcaaggttttatttcaagtttagctactatttttgtcaatattatttatcataatgggaaaatgtactatttttagataattaaaaaacaaaaaaacattcttgaagacatctcgcgaccccccacgGGGTCCCGACCCTCACTTTGTGAATCCCTGTTGTAGGAGACAAAGTCTTGAACTTAGCAAGAGATCTCCTCAAATTCTGAGTTCTTCTTTGCTTTGTTGATATATACTTTTTTATTAGATATcattttcatgtgtgtttgagagtaATGTAATTCAAGTGACTGGGAATTCATCCAGTAATGCTAACCTAGCAAACATTGTCGGGTCATGGGCTTATTTTATTTCcagtatgttgtgtgtgtgtgtgtgtgtgtgtttttaaaatcctgTTATATATTTCAACCTTATCTTTGTGACGTAATAACTAATCATAAATTAGCAAGCTAACTTTTAATTCATCTGCTGTACCTGTGAGCTACGCCGCAGCATTCCCTGATAGAAACTGAAGGTAAACATTTAGCAACAATGCATTTATGTAAGAACTGCTGTGTGTAATATTTTGATAACTAGGTTATTAAAGGTCATAAATTAGCAAGCCAACATTTGATTAATGAGTTATTATTCTTTGCTACCCAGCAGCTTTTCCAGGCAGTAGCTTGGTGTAAATATTATGATAAGAGACACTGACTCAGAACGAGTGTGGCGACGGTTGTAGCCACTAGGCAAAGACTGACCCAAACAGCCGATGTTACAGACCCCAGGCTTGTTGATCATTTCACTTAGAAGGACTGGGCTAAAGGAGGCCTGAGCACCACCTTTGGCCTATACTGATAGACATGAGTCAAACCG from Notolabrus celidotus isolate fNotCel1 chromosome 9, fNotCel1.pri, whole genome shotgun sequence includes these protein-coding regions:
- the mxd1 gene encoding max dimerization protein 1, whose amino-acid sequence is MAAIGLVQMLIEAAEYLDRREREAEHGYASMPPFISSRERESLKRKSKSSKKNTSSRSTHNEMEKNRRAHLRLCLERLKSLVPLGPDANRHTTLSLLMKAKDHIKRLEESDRKAQHTLEQLQREHRHLRRRLEQLGVERTRMDSTGSTQSSEKSDSDQEDLDVDVEGTDYLLGDLEWSTSSVSDSGDERGSLRSSCSDEGYSSASLQRLKDTQEMAKQLSCSL